A stretch of the Xiphophorus couchianus chromosome 15, X_couchianus-1.0, whole genome shotgun sequence genome encodes the following:
- the reps1 gene encoding ralBP1-associated Eps domain-containing protein 1 isoform X2: MESLTLSDVEQKYYSELFVYCDTDNTKKVASNGRVLDLFRAAQLPSEVVLQITELCGATRLGHFGRSQFYIALKLIAIAQSGLPLRVESLNSVKDLPLPRFVVGKNEAEARHAALYQDADSQGLYPAPGTALIPRPPGRGLQNKKGPPSSTSLPAHEVIQPLAPSIEAQPEPTSPVISPHQSPPTSPHSWRKHKRQHSGGNADRQQVVAATGAVWTQFREPQTGPVTGDGMWSSHSPPPPLPPSQESWVSFTADTPPSSTLPAMHPSSVQESTTIRTVASAATTNEIQRQSSGYDDPWKITDEQRQYYINQFKTIQPDLTGLIPGSAAKEFFTKSKLPILELSHIWELSDFDKDGALTLDEFCAAFHLVVARKNGYDLPEKLPESLMPKLIDLDDSAEVPEPAAEVGYSASPVEVTPNKSPSMPSLNQAWPEMNQSNEDTAIVHPVPIRMTPSKIHMQEMELKRTGSDHNHPTSPLLAKPPELSEETKLPPSMKFVAANTVGDGYSSSDSFTSDPEPITRQRSQSGASPEALKVVAPPPPPPRPQQSHSRSSSLDMNRTFAATAAPGQPQPSAVAFPPAVPPRPLPTQSSVPLTGHRVEAEGVPAGGAVLTTTSPQQIPQQPNFADFSQFQAFAASEQPSSLPDIDKHSEAGQADKISEGAGPLRTVKSDGPADERTSATVNSAKGSSGPLAPPPKPVRRRLKSEDELRPEDEQIGPQKATAIAAPLTSQPSISRSVGKDKKAIQASIRRNKETNTVLARLNSELQQQLKDLLEERISLEVQLEQLRPFSHL; this comes from the exons ATGGAAAGCTTAACGCTGAGTGATGTCGAGCAGAAATACTACTCGGAGCTTTTCGTCTACTGCGACACGGACAACACCAAAAAAGTGGCTTCTAATGGGAGAGTTCTTGACCTTTTCCGGGCGGCTCAGCTCCCCAGTGAAGTTGTCCTGCAG atcACAGAGTTGTGTGGAGCCACTCGGCTGGGTCACTTCGGACGCAGCCAGTTCTACATTGCTTTGAAGCTCATCGCCATCGCCCAGTCTGGGCTGCCCCTCAGGGTGGAAAGCCTCAATTCGG TCAAAGATCTGCCGCTGCCCAGGTTTGTGGTGGGGAAGAACGAGGCAGAAGCGAGGCACGCTGCCCTGTACCAGGACGCAGACAGCCAAGGCTTATACCCGGCGCCCGGAACTGCTTTAATACCCAGACCGCCGGGCCGGGGTCTCCAGAACAAGAAAGGCCCCCCTTCTTCCACTTCACTTCCTGCCCACGAGGTCATCCAGCCCCTGGCGCCCAGCATAGAAGCTCAG CCCGAACCGACGTCCCCGGTCATCTCGCCGCACCAGTCTCCCCCCACGTCCCCTCACTCTTGGAGAAAGCACAAACGGCAACACAGCGGAGGGAACGCAGACAGGCAACAAGTGGTGGCTGCAACCGGAGCTGTGTGGACGCAGTTCAGAGAACCACAAACAG GGCCAGTGACCGGTGATGGCATGTGGTCGTCTCACtcgccccctcctcctcttcccccaAGCCAGGAAAGCTGGGTCAGTTTCACAGCAGACACCCCGCCCTCCAGCACGCTCCCAGCAATGCACCCGTCTTCAGTCCAG GAAAGCACAACGATACGAACCGTGGCCTCGGCTGCGACGACCAATGAGATCCAGCGACAGTCCAGCGGCTACGACGATCCCTGGAAAATCACAGACGAGCAGAGACAGTATTACATCAACCAGTTCAAAACCATTCAGCCAGACCTCACTGGCTTAATACCTG gttCAGCTGCGAAAGAGTTCTTCACTAAATCAAAACTACCAATTTTAGAGCTGTCACATATTTG GGAGCTGTCGGACTTTGATAAAGACGGAGCTCTGACTCTGGACGAGTTCTGCGCGGCCTTTCACCTCGTCGTGGCCAGAAAAAACGGCTACGACCTTCCAGAGAAACTTCCAGAGAGTCTCATGCCGAAGCTGATTGATCTGGACGACTCAGCAG AAGTTCCTGAGCCGGCGGCTGAAGTCGGGTACTCGGCTTCGCCGGTGGAAGTCACCCCCAACAAATCGCCCTCCATGCCTTCGCTCAACCAGGCCTGGCCAGAGATGAACCAGAGCAACGAG GACACGGCCATCGTCCACCCAGTTCCCATCCGGATGACTCCCAGTAAGATTCACATGCAGGAGATGGAGCTGAAGAGGACGGGCAGCG atcaCAATCATCCTACTAGTCCGCTGCTGGCAAAACCCCCAGAACTGTCCGAAGAAACCAAACTGCCTCCTTCCATGAAGTTTGTAGCTGCCAACACCGTCG GTGATGGTTACAGCAGCTCCGACTCTTTCACCTCAGATCCGGAGCCAATCACCAGGCAAAg GTCTCAGTCGGGTGCGTCTCCAGAGGCGCTGAAGGTCgtagccccgccccctccgCCTCCTCGCCCCCAGCAGTCCCACTCTCGCTCATCGTCTTTGGACATGAATCGCACCTTCGCTGCCACAGCGGCACCAGGCCAGCCCCAGCCGTCTGCGGTAGCGTTTCCTCCTGCGGTGCCGCCTCGACCGCTGCCCACACAG TCATCGGTACCGCTCACTGGACATCGTGTGGAGGCAGAGGGTGtccctgcagggggcgctgttcTCACCACCACCTCCCCGCAGCAGATTCCTCAGCAACCCAACTTCGCCGACTTCAGCCAGTTTCAGGCGTTTGCTGCGTCTGAGCAGCCATCCAGCCTGCCGGACATCGACAAGCACAGCGAGGCGGGACAG GCGGACAAGATATCAGAGGGtgccggccctttaagaacagtAAAAAGTGACGGCCCAGCAGATGAGAGAACATCGGCTACAGTCAACTCT GCCAAGGGTTCCTCAGGCCCTCTGGCTCCTCCACCAAAGCCCGTTCGGCGGCGATTGAAGTCTGAGGACGAGCTCCGACCCGAAGACGAGCAGATCGGACCCCAGAAAGCCACCGCCATTGCTGCGCCCCTCACCTCTCAGCCCTCCATCTCCAG ATCGGTTGGAAAGGACAAAAAGGCAATTCAAGCTTCCATCAGAAGAAACAAGGAGACAAACACAGTATTGGCTCGACTCAACAGTGAACTACagcaacaactgaag
- the abracl gene encoding costars family protein ABRACL, whose product MNVSHEISLLVEEIQRLGCKNDKGQTSVKFGVLFSDDRCANIFEALVGTLKAAKKQKIIDFQGELLLQGVHDNVDVVLLKE is encoded by the exons ATGAATGTGTCTCATGAAATAAGTTTGCTTGTGGAGGAAATTCAGCGACTTGGCTGCAAAA ACGACAAAGGTCAGACCAGTGTGAAGTTTGGCGTCTTATTTAGCGACGACCGCTGCGCCAACATCTTCGAGGCGTTGGTGGGGACGCTGAAGGCGGCCAAGAAGCAGAAGATCATCGACTTCCAGGGCGAGCTGCTCCTGCAGGGCGTTCATGACAACGTGGACGTCGTCCTGCTGAAGGAATGA
- the reps1 gene encoding ralBP1-associated Eps domain-containing protein 1 isoform X1, which produces MESLTLSDVEQKYYSELFVYCDTDNTKKVASNGRVLDLFRAAQLPSEVVLQITELCGATRLGHFGRSQFYIALKLIAIAQSGLPLRVESLNSVKDLPLPRFVVGKNEAEARHAALYQDADSQGLYPAPGTALIPRPPGRGLQNKKGPPSSTSLPAHEVIQPLAPSIEAQPEPTSPVISPHQSPPTSPHSWRKHKRQHSGGNADRQQVVAATGAVWTQFREPQTGPVTGDGMWSSHSPPPPLPPSQESWVSFTADTPPSSTLPAMHPSSVQESTTIRTVASAATTNEIQRQSSGYDDPWKITDEQRQYYINQFKTIQPDLTGLIPGSAAKEFFTKSKLPILELSHIWELSDFDKDGALTLDEFCAAFHLVVARKNGYDLPEKLPESLMPKLIDLDDSAEVPEPAAEVGYSASPVEVTPNKSPSMPSLNQAWPEMNQSNEQWETFSERSSSSQTLTQFDSNIAPADPDTAIVHPVPIRMTPSKIHMQEMELKRTGSDHNHPTSPLLAKPPELSEETKLPPSMKFVAANTVGDGYSSSDSFTSDPEPITRQRSQSGASPEALKVVAPPPPPPRPQQSHSRSSSLDMNRTFAATAAPGQPQPSAVAFPPAVPPRPLPTQSSVPLTGHRVEAEGVPAGGAVLTTTSPQQIPQQPNFADFSQFQAFAASEQPSSLPDIDKHSEAGQADKISEGAGPLRTVKSDGPADERTSATVNSAKGSSGPLAPPPKPVRRRLKSEDELRPEDEQIGPQKATAIAAPLTSQPSISRSVGKDKKAIQASIRRNKETNTVLARLNSELQQQLKDLLEERISLEVQLEQLRPFSHL; this is translated from the exons ATGGAAAGCTTAACGCTGAGTGATGTCGAGCAGAAATACTACTCGGAGCTTTTCGTCTACTGCGACACGGACAACACCAAAAAAGTGGCTTCTAATGGGAGAGTTCTTGACCTTTTCCGGGCGGCTCAGCTCCCCAGTGAAGTTGTCCTGCAG atcACAGAGTTGTGTGGAGCCACTCGGCTGGGTCACTTCGGACGCAGCCAGTTCTACATTGCTTTGAAGCTCATCGCCATCGCCCAGTCTGGGCTGCCCCTCAGGGTGGAAAGCCTCAATTCGG TCAAAGATCTGCCGCTGCCCAGGTTTGTGGTGGGGAAGAACGAGGCAGAAGCGAGGCACGCTGCCCTGTACCAGGACGCAGACAGCCAAGGCTTATACCCGGCGCCCGGAACTGCTTTAATACCCAGACCGCCGGGCCGGGGTCTCCAGAACAAGAAAGGCCCCCCTTCTTCCACTTCACTTCCTGCCCACGAGGTCATCCAGCCCCTGGCGCCCAGCATAGAAGCTCAG CCCGAACCGACGTCCCCGGTCATCTCGCCGCACCAGTCTCCCCCCACGTCCCCTCACTCTTGGAGAAAGCACAAACGGCAACACAGCGGAGGGAACGCAGACAGGCAACAAGTGGTGGCTGCAACCGGAGCTGTGTGGACGCAGTTCAGAGAACCACAAACAG GGCCAGTGACCGGTGATGGCATGTGGTCGTCTCACtcgccccctcctcctcttcccccaAGCCAGGAAAGCTGGGTCAGTTTCACAGCAGACACCCCGCCCTCCAGCACGCTCCCAGCAATGCACCCGTCTTCAGTCCAG GAAAGCACAACGATACGAACCGTGGCCTCGGCTGCGACGACCAATGAGATCCAGCGACAGTCCAGCGGCTACGACGATCCCTGGAAAATCACAGACGAGCAGAGACAGTATTACATCAACCAGTTCAAAACCATTCAGCCAGACCTCACTGGCTTAATACCTG gttCAGCTGCGAAAGAGTTCTTCACTAAATCAAAACTACCAATTTTAGAGCTGTCACATATTTG GGAGCTGTCGGACTTTGATAAAGACGGAGCTCTGACTCTGGACGAGTTCTGCGCGGCCTTTCACCTCGTCGTGGCCAGAAAAAACGGCTACGACCTTCCAGAGAAACTTCCAGAGAGTCTCATGCCGAAGCTGATTGATCTGGACGACTCAGCAG AAGTTCCTGAGCCGGCGGCTGAAGTCGGGTACTCGGCTTCGCCGGTGGAAGTCACCCCCAACAAATCGCCCTCCATGCCTTCGCTCAACCAGGCCTGGCCAGAGATGAACCAGAGCAACGAG CAGTGGGAGACGTTTAGCGAGCGCTCCTCCAGCTCACAAACTCTGACCCAATTTGACTCTAACATTGCACCAGCTGACCCT GACACGGCCATCGTCCACCCAGTTCCCATCCGGATGACTCCCAGTAAGATTCACATGCAGGAGATGGAGCTGAAGAGGACGGGCAGCG atcaCAATCATCCTACTAGTCCGCTGCTGGCAAAACCCCCAGAACTGTCCGAAGAAACCAAACTGCCTCCTTCCATGAAGTTTGTAGCTGCCAACACCGTCG GTGATGGTTACAGCAGCTCCGACTCTTTCACCTCAGATCCGGAGCCAATCACCAGGCAAAg GTCTCAGTCGGGTGCGTCTCCAGAGGCGCTGAAGGTCgtagccccgccccctccgCCTCCTCGCCCCCAGCAGTCCCACTCTCGCTCATCGTCTTTGGACATGAATCGCACCTTCGCTGCCACAGCGGCACCAGGCCAGCCCCAGCCGTCTGCGGTAGCGTTTCCTCCTGCGGTGCCGCCTCGACCGCTGCCCACACAG TCATCGGTACCGCTCACTGGACATCGTGTGGAGGCAGAGGGTGtccctgcagggggcgctgttcTCACCACCACCTCCCCGCAGCAGATTCCTCAGCAACCCAACTTCGCCGACTTCAGCCAGTTTCAGGCGTTTGCTGCGTCTGAGCAGCCATCCAGCCTGCCGGACATCGACAAGCACAGCGAGGCGGGACAG GCGGACAAGATATCAGAGGGtgccggccctttaagaacagtAAAAAGTGACGGCCCAGCAGATGAGAGAACATCGGCTACAGTCAACTCT GCCAAGGGTTCCTCAGGCCCTCTGGCTCCTCCACCAAAGCCCGTTCGGCGGCGATTGAAGTCTGAGGACGAGCTCCGACCCGAAGACGAGCAGATCGGACCCCAGAAAGCCACCGCCATTGCTGCGCCCCTCACCTCTCAGCCCTCCATCTCCAG ATCGGTTGGAAAGGACAAAAAGGCAATTCAAGCTTCCATCAGAAGAAACAAGGAGACAAACACAGTATTGGCTCGACTCAACAGTGAACTACagcaacaactgaag